The following coding sequences are from one uncultured Desulfobacter sp. window:
- a CDS encoding HDOD domain-containing protein has protein sequence MKILIVDDETISRTILLSKMTDMGTCVAVDNAKEALDEIDKATAEEQPFDVITLDVSMPVMGGQELLEHIRKQEQKNKIPKDERVKIIMITARMDLGTIKACIKSGCNGYLTKPVSQVQLIQSLSQLGFEPVTPEKTDKEEMSHSDGIAEIIKRFYSGKIMLPVFPNIVKEIEELMAGKDPSVDDLAKIVEKDLVISSKLITIANSPLYKGMDDVNSLNSALVRLGLKNTLGVCSALATKNLFDSDDETLKGEMNKLWIHSFAVATLARRLGQEIGLENLETIFLMGLVHDIGNMLLIKVFVDMYPDVPITDEELQRVIHEIHTTFGGVLLKKMHFSKQIVNIAEFHHWEQFEESADKELLVISLADTLAKDMEALLFPQKGENKVPDLEEGDVTLEEKTDNEVKIDQDQIIKDLSDLPALKILELDPEKIFSIIEKIIPKIKESARAF, from the coding sequence ATGAAAATTCTCATCGTGGATGACGAAACCATATCCAGAACTATTTTGCTCTCAAAAATGACGGACATGGGTACCTGCGTGGCCGTGGACAACGCCAAAGAAGCCCTGGACGAAATTGACAAGGCAACAGCCGAAGAGCAACCCTTTGATGTCATCACCCTTGATGTTTCCATGCCCGTCATGGGCGGTCAGGAACTGCTTGAACACATCCGTAAACAAGAGCAGAAGAATAAAATCCCCAAAGACGAGCGGGTAAAAATTATCATGATAACGGCCCGGATGGACCTGGGCACAATCAAAGCCTGCATCAAAAGCGGGTGCAACGGATACCTGACAAAACCGGTCAGTCAGGTCCAGTTGATCCAGAGTCTTTCCCAGTTGGGCTTTGAGCCTGTCACCCCTGAAAAAACGGACAAAGAAGAGATGTCCCACAGTGACGGTATCGCCGAGATCATCAAACGATTTTACTCGGGAAAAATTATGCTGCCGGTGTTCCCGAATATCGTCAAAGAAATTGAGGAACTAATGGCCGGAAAAGACCCCTCAGTGGATGATCTGGCAAAAATCGTGGAAAAGGATCTGGTAATCTCAAGCAAGCTGATTACCATTGCCAACTCTCCACTTTACAAAGGCATGGACGATGTGAACAGTCTGAATAGCGCACTGGTGAGGCTTGGCCTTAAAAACACCCTGGGGGTATGCTCGGCCCTTGCAACAAAAAATCTTTTTGATTCAGACGATGAGACGCTCAAAGGGGAAATGAACAAACTCTGGATTCACTCGTTTGCCGTGGCCACGCTGGCAAGACGTCTGGGCCAAGAGATAGGGCTTGAAAACCTGGAAACCATATTCCTGATGGGCCTGGTCCATGATATTGGAAACATGCTTTTAATAAAGGTTTTTGTGGACATGTATCCGGATGTTCCCATCACAGATGAGGAGCTACAGCGTGTCATCCACGAAATCCACACCACCTTTGGCGGGGTTCTGCTGAAAAAAATGCACTTTTCCAAACAGATTGTAAATATTGCCGAATTTCACCACTGGGAGCAGTTTGAAGAGAGTGCGGACAAAGAATTGCTGGTGATCAGCCTTGCCGATACCCTGGCCAAGGATATGGAAGCCCTCCTTTTCCCCCAAAAAGGTGAAAATAAAGTACCTGATTTGGAAGAAGGCGATGTGACCCTGGAAGAAAAGACAGACAATGAAGTTAAAATAGATCAGGATCAAATCATAAAGGATCTGTCCGACTTGCCTGCACTGAAAATTTTAGAGTTGGATCCTGAAAAAATATTTTCGATTATTGAAAAAATTATTCCCAAGATCAAAGAGAGCGCTCGCGCATTCTGA
- a CDS encoding NADP-dependent isocitrate dehydrogenase, which yields MLDVLNLNFNRGINMTETIRWTRTDEAPLLATHSLLPIVNSYLKGSDIEVELRDISLAGRVAANWSDRLKDDQKVSDDLAFLGELAKSPDGNIIKLPNISASVPQLKGAIKELQAAGYDVPDYPDEPKNDEEAAIKEQYSKNLGSAVNPVLREGNSDRRAAVAVKEFAKKNPHTMGEWSADSKTDVASMTEGDYYGSEVATTVESACTVKIELAGADGSTTVLKDTLALEADEVIDACVMSKKALREYVAKSIQEAKDRGVLLSAHLKATMMKVSDPIFFGHIVYVYFQEVFDKYEGVFKEIGVNPNMGLGDLYARLETLPADKKAEIEADIQACYAKRPPLAMVNSDKGITNLHVSSDVIIDASMPAMIRNSGKMWGADGKAYDSLAMIPDRCYAGVFQAAIDDCKKNGAFNPPTMGTVQNVGLMAKKAQEYGSHDKTFEIPAAGTVKVVDTAGNVLLERPVEEGDVFRMCQVKDAPIQDWVKLAVNRGKLTGFPVIFWLDKNRAHDAELIKKVQKYLPNHDTSGLEIDIMTPEDACAYSCARVRKTEDTIAASGNVLRDYLTDLFPILELGTSAKMLSIVPLMAGGGLFETGAGGSAPKHIQQFLEEGHLRWDSLGEFLAFAESLEYIGNKGNVTAKVYAKALGEANTKFLEERKSPSRKVNEIDNRGSHFYLAMYWAEALAAQDDDAALKERFAKVATAMKENEQKIADELLAAQGKPVDIGGYYHIDFDKTTAAMRPSATLNAIVDNA from the coding sequence GTGTTAGATGTTTTAAACCTAAACTTCAACAGAGGAATAAACATGACTGAAACAATTAGATGGACAAGAACCGATGAAGCCCCTTTATTAGCAACTCATTCTTTGCTTCCCATTGTGAACTCTTATCTTAAGGGTTCTGATATTGAAGTCGAACTTAGAGATATCTCTTTGGCCGGCAGAGTTGCAGCTAACTGGTCTGACCGCCTGAAAGACGATCAGAAAGTCTCTGATGATCTGGCATTTTTGGGCGAGCTTGCCAAATCTCCCGACGGAAACATTATCAAACTTCCCAACATCAGTGCATCCGTTCCTCAGTTGAAAGGCGCCATCAAAGAGTTACAGGCTGCCGGATACGACGTTCCCGATTATCCTGATGAACCCAAAAATGACGAAGAAGCCGCCATCAAAGAGCAATACTCCAAAAACCTTGGTTCTGCCGTTAACCCTGTCCTCAGGGAAGGTAACTCCGACCGTAGAGCTGCTGTAGCGGTTAAAGAATTTGCCAAGAAAAATCCCCACACCATGGGTGAATGGTCTGCCGACTCCAAAACCGACGTTGCGTCCATGACCGAAGGCGACTACTACGGCAGTGAAGTTGCAACAACTGTTGAAAGCGCATGCACCGTGAAGATCGAACTGGCCGGCGCTGACGGATCAACAACTGTTCTTAAAGATACCCTTGCCCTGGAAGCTGATGAAGTTATTGATGCATGCGTGATGAGCAAAAAAGCACTGCGTGAGTATGTTGCCAAATCAATTCAGGAAGCTAAAGATCGCGGCGTTTTGCTGTCCGCTCATCTTAAAGCAACCATGATGAAGGTTTCTGACCCGATTTTCTTTGGTCACATTGTTTATGTTTATTTCCAGGAAGTTTTCGATAAATATGAAGGCGTTTTCAAAGAGATAGGCGTTAACCCCAATATGGGCCTTGGCGATCTTTACGCCAGACTCGAAACTCTTCCTGCCGACAAAAAAGCTGAAATCGAAGCCGATATCCAGGCTTGCTACGCAAAAAGACCACCCCTGGCCATGGTTAATTCCGACAAAGGCATCACCAACCTGCACGTTTCCAGTGACGTGATCATCGACGCTTCCATGCCCGCAATGATTCGTAACTCCGGAAAAATGTGGGGCGCGGATGGAAAAGCTTATGATTCCTTAGCTATGATTCCTGACAGATGCTATGCTGGTGTTTTCCAGGCCGCCATTGATGATTGCAAGAAAAACGGCGCGTTTAATCCTCCCACCATGGGTACCGTGCAGAACGTTGGTCTGATGGCAAAGAAAGCCCAGGAATACGGCTCTCATGACAAAACATTTGAAATTCCTGCAGCCGGAACCGTTAAAGTTGTTGATACTGCCGGCAACGTTCTGCTTGAACGTCCTGTTGAAGAAGGCGATGTTTTCAGAATGTGCCAGGTAAAAGACGCTCCGATTCAGGACTGGGTTAAACTGGCTGTTAACCGTGGCAAACTGACTGGCTTCCCGGTTATTTTCTGGCTGGACAAAAACAGAGCCCATGATGCCGAGCTGATTAAAAAAGTTCAAAAATACCTGCCGAATCATGACACATCCGGTCTGGAAATAGATATTATGACACCGGAAGATGCGTGCGCCTACTCTTGCGCTCGTGTAAGAAAAACCGAAGACACCATTGCTGCTTCCGGTAACGTTCTCAGAGATTACCTGACTGACCTGTTCCCCATTCTTGAACTTGGCACCAGTGCTAAAATGCTTTCCATCGTTCCTCTGATGGCAGGTGGCGGATTGTTTGAGACCGGCGCCGGCGGATCTGCTCCCAAACACATCCAGCAGTTCCTGGAAGAAGGTCATTTAAGATGGGATTCCCTGGGTGAATTCCTGGCGTTTGCCGAATCTTTGGAATACATTGGAAATAAAGGCAACGTCACTGCTAAAGTTTATGCCAAAGCCCTTGGCGAAGCCAACACCAAGTTCCTGGAAGAGAGAAAATCTCCCTCTCGTAAAGTCAATGAAATTGACAACAGAGGCAGCCATTTCTATCTGGCAATGTACTGGGCAGAAGCCCTTGCCGCCCAGGATGATGATGCCGCTTTAAAAGAAAGATTTGCAAAAGTTGCGACTGCCATGAAAGAGAACGAGCAGAAAATTGCTGACGAGCTTCTGGCAGCCCAGGGCAAACCTGTTGATATCGGTGGTTACTACCACATCGATTTCGACAAGACCACTGCTGCAATGAGACCTTCTGCAACATTGAATGCGATTGTTGATAACGCCTAG
- a CDS encoding D-2-hydroxyacid dehydrogenase — MKIVVLDGFTLNPGDLTWDEFSKIGDLQVYDRTSPEEIQERTDGANIVLTNKTVLTGEDIAAMNKVEYIGVLATGVNVVDLEYTKTHGITVTNVPGYSGSSSAQAVFALILELTNRVGHHSQTVTDGKWSESKDFCYWDYPLVELEGITLGIVGYGGIGKAVARIALAFGMNILIYNRSVPPDLPEGIAYSDLENLIKSSDIISLHCPLTPQTKGMINKESLAQMKKTSYLINTSRGPLVVENDLADALNKGIIAGAAMDVLDVEPPDKSCPLLTADNCYITPHIAWATLASRERLMSIAIENIKSYLAGTPKNVVPRK; from the coding sequence ATGAAAATAGTTGTTCTTGATGGATTCACCCTGAATCCGGGGGATCTGACCTGGGATGAATTTTCAAAAATCGGTGATCTGCAGGTTTACGACAGAACAAGCCCCGAAGAGATTCAGGAGCGGACGGACGGTGCCAATATTGTGTTGACCAACAAAACCGTACTGACGGGTGAAGACATCGCAGCAATGAATAAGGTTGAGTATATCGGGGTTTTGGCAACAGGGGTGAATGTCGTCGACCTTGAATACACCAAAACCCATGGAATTACCGTGACCAACGTTCCCGGATATTCCGGTTCTTCATCGGCCCAAGCCGTTTTCGCCCTGATTCTGGAACTGACAAACCGGGTGGGCCACCACAGTCAGACAGTAACGGATGGAAAATGGTCCGAATCAAAGGATTTCTGCTATTGGGATTATCCGCTGGTGGAATTGGAAGGCATTACATTAGGTATCGTCGGCTATGGCGGCATCGGCAAAGCCGTGGCACGCATCGCATTGGCCTTTGGTATGAATATTCTGATCTACAACCGTTCTGTCCCCCCTGATCTTCCCGAGGGCATCGCCTATTCGGATCTGGAAAATCTGATCAAATCCAGCGATATCATATCCCTGCACTGTCCGTTGACCCCCCAGACCAAAGGAATGATCAACAAAGAGAGCCTGGCACAAATGAAAAAAACATCCTATTTGATCAATACCTCCCGGGGGCCCCTGGTTGTGGAGAACGATCTGGCGGATGCGTTGAATAAAGGTATTATTGCCGGGGCTGCCATGGATGTTCTTGACGTGGAACCCCCGGACAAGAGCTGCCCGCTGCTGACGGCTGACAACTGCTACATCACCCCTCATATTGCCTGGGCAACCCTTGCATCCAGGGAAAGACTGATGTCCATAGCGATTGAAAACATAAAAAGCTACCTGGCAGGAACCCCTAAAAATGTAGTTCCCAGAAAATAA
- a CDS encoding SPFH domain-containing protein codes for MSPDAKFNPLEVTQTTRPKFISMILGGIVVVGVLFFIVSRFFTTIPAGHVGVGTLFGKVQSDIYTEGIHLINPIVKITLFDARQKTHKEDMGVPSSDQLITRFDLSIQYRLIKEQAPVMLKETGTPKEVIEVHMMPLLRSLMREIGKSVPRAENFYEQAVQQRIQEELLAGLSVLAQKGIKIEKLLIRDVTLPSIITNAVMRKKEAAQAAEKAKEELKKFRVDQERKEAQAEAEKKAELIQANKKKEVMLINANAQLEAARIEAKAILVRAEAEAAAKRKLIDAISLEGYLKLESMAVLKELQNGNHLIIMDPNTTSPLPFLNLDKIQYKSMR; via the coding sequence ATGAGTCCAGATGCCAAATTCAATCCCCTGGAGGTCACCCAAACAACAAGACCGAAATTCATCTCCATGATCCTTGGCGGTATCGTGGTGGTGGGCGTTTTATTTTTCATTGTTTCCCGGTTTTTCACAACCATACCCGCAGGTCACGTAGGCGTCGGTACCCTGTTCGGTAAAGTGCAGTCCGATATTTACACCGAAGGCATCCACCTGATTAACCCGATTGTGAAGATTACGCTTTTTGACGCCAGGCAAAAAACCCACAAGGAGGATATGGGGGTGCCGTCAAGCGACCAGCTCATCACCCGGTTTGACCTGTCCATCCAGTACCGCCTGATCAAAGAGCAGGCCCCTGTGATGCTCAAGGAAACCGGCACACCCAAGGAGGTCATTGAGGTGCATATGATGCCCCTGTTGCGAAGCCTGATGCGCGAAATAGGCAAAAGCGTGCCCCGGGCGGAAAATTTTTATGAACAGGCGGTTCAGCAGCGTATCCAGGAAGAACTGCTCGCCGGACTGTCCGTTTTGGCCCAGAAAGGGATTAAAATTGAAAAACTGCTCATCCGTGATGTCACCTTGCCATCCATTATTACCAATGCGGTCATGAGAAAAAAAGAAGCGGCCCAGGCTGCGGAAAAGGCCAAGGAAGAACTTAAAAAGTTCAGGGTGGACCAGGAGCGCAAAGAGGCCCAGGCCGAAGCGGAAAAAAAAGCAGAGTTAATCCAGGCCAACAAGAAAAAAGAGGTGATGCTCATCAATGCCAATGCCCAGCTTGAAGCCGCCAGGATAGAAGCCAAGGCGATTCTTGTGCGGGCCGAAGCCGAAGCGGCCGCCAAACGCAAGCTCATTGATGCAATCTCCCTGGAGGGATATCTGAAATTAGAAAGCATGGCTGTACTCAAAGAGCTTCAAAACGGCAATCACCTGATCATCATGGACCCCAATACAACATCTCCCCTGCCGTTTTTAAATCTTGATAAGATTCAGTATAAATCAATGAGGTGA
- a CDS encoding acetate--CoA ligase family protein, whose translation MTQLKKIAATINNAVKQGIQSFNEDRAKEIFKQLGLPVVREIRIEDLADLHGAAKNIGYPVVLKGIAKQILHKTEAGMVDVGITNETELKKSAKKIKSHAGDAFEAFLIQPMIQGKRQFTAGMFKDPQFGPVIMFGVGGVLTEALKDTIFRLAPLSKADIDHMLTSLRSKALFESFRGEAAVNRPELESVLRRLSDLAISCPDIREIDINPLMITPDGSPVAVDGLMILEKTENDDTHPHSTIDFKRLYTTFYPKTIAFIGASAVPGKWGHLLITNAYAGNFKGKTFLVNPKGGTIMGRDVHKTVNEIENDVDLAFVTVPASRVMALIPALEKKNVKGMVLITSGFREVGDQGRQLEDEIMAAAQKAGILVIGPNTMGICNPHASLYASGANALPFPGTTAMISQSGNIGTQLLTFAEQQGIGIRLFVGSGNEAMISTEDYMQILEGDDLTRTVLLYIESVENGRRFFESASRLSATKPVVLLKGGRTRDGERAAAGHTGAMASDSKVFHAACTQAGIIQVEQPLELLDMSTVFSSLPMPKGGRVALMTLGGGWGVVTTDLCADYGLEVPKLSKETMERLNACLPDFWSHDNPVDIVGETDPKIPKICLEELLKWDGCDAVIHLGIHGRRILIYAMAKGMLKTDPDVTKEKTDLFMADLVKAEADYTRYTVEMIQKYNKPVVGVSLLTDELSRTLYPYDDLDYKGVFFPSPERAVKALAGMVRYRKWIDSAGKYKP comes from the coding sequence ATGACCCAACTCAAAAAAATCGCAGCAACCATCAATAATGCCGTTAAACAGGGCATCCAAAGTTTTAACGAAGACCGGGCCAAAGAAATTTTTAAACAACTGGGACTGCCTGTGGTCCGGGAAATACGCATCGAAGACTTGGCTGATCTCCATGGGGCCGCCAAAAACATCGGATACCCTGTCGTACTCAAAGGAATTGCAAAACAGATTCTACATAAAACCGAAGCCGGCATGGTGGACGTGGGCATCACCAATGAAACCGAACTGAAAAAATCGGCCAAAAAAATAAAATCCCATGCGGGTGACGCTTTTGAAGCCTTTTTGATCCAGCCTATGATCCAAGGGAAAAGACAGTTCACTGCGGGTATGTTTAAAGACCCCCAATTTGGGCCGGTGATTATGTTCGGGGTGGGCGGGGTCCTCACCGAAGCATTGAAGGATACAATTTTCCGCCTTGCCCCATTGTCCAAAGCAGATATTGACCACATGCTAACCAGCCTGAGATCCAAGGCGTTATTTGAATCATTCCGGGGGGAGGCCGCAGTTAACCGTCCGGAACTTGAATCCGTGCTCCGGCGTTTGTCTGACCTGGCCATATCCTGCCCGGACATCCGCGAAATTGATATCAATCCGTTAATGATCACTCCCGACGGTTCTCCTGTGGCGGTTGACGGACTGATGATTCTTGAAAAAACTGAAAACGATGACACGCATCCGCATTCAACAATCGATTTCAAACGTTTATACACAACCTTTTATCCCAAAACCATTGCCTTTATCGGTGCTTCTGCAGTTCCGGGCAAATGGGGTCATCTGCTGATAACAAACGCATATGCCGGGAATTTCAAAGGCAAAACTTTTCTGGTTAATCCCAAGGGCGGCACGATTATGGGACGGGATGTTCATAAAACCGTCAATGAAATAGAAAACGATGTGGATCTGGCTTTTGTAACCGTACCTGCAAGCCGGGTCATGGCACTGATACCTGCCCTGGAAAAAAAAAATGTCAAAGGCATGGTATTGATCACCAGCGGCTTCAGGGAAGTCGGGGACCAGGGCAGACAGCTTGAGGATGAGATCATGGCAGCCGCCCAAAAAGCCGGTATCCTGGTCATCGGCCCCAATACCATGGGCATATGCAATCCCCATGCATCCCTTTACGCGTCCGGGGCCAATGCACTTCCGTTTCCCGGCACCACCGCCATGATCTCCCAATCGGGAAATATAGGCACCCAGCTCCTTACCTTTGCCGAGCAACAGGGCATAGGCATCCGGTTATTTGTGGGCTCCGGCAACGAGGCCATGATTTCCACGGAAGATTACATGCAGATCCTTGAAGGTGATGACCTGACCCGCACCGTGCTCCTGTATATCGAAAGCGTGGAAAACGGGCGTCGTTTTTTTGAATCCGCAAGCCGCCTGTCAGCGACCAAACCCGTGGTACTCCTCAAGGGCGGCAGAACCCGGGATGGAGAAAGGGCTGCCGCCGGCCATACCGGGGCCATGGCATCGGATTCAAAGGTGTTTCATGCGGCCTGCACCCAGGCGGGGATCATACAGGTGGAGCAGCCCTTGGAGCTTTTGGATATGTCCACCGTATTCTCATCTTTACCCATGCCCAAAGGCGGCCGTGTGGCCCTCATGACCCTGGGCGGCGGATGGGGTGTGGTGACCACGGACCTTTGTGCGGACTACGGGCTTGAAGTACCCAAACTCTCCAAAGAGACAATGGAACGGTTGAACGCCTGCCTGCCGGACTTCTGGAGCCATGACAACCCCGTGGATATTGTGGGTGAAACAGATCCGAAAATTCCCAAAATCTGCCTGGAAGAGCTTTTAAAATGGGATGGATGCGATGCGGTCATTCACCTGGGCATCCACGGCAGACGGATACTTATTTATGCCATGGCAAAGGGCATGTTGAAAACAGATCCGGATGTGACAAAGGAAAAAACAGATCTGTTTATGGCGGACCTTGTCAAGGCGGAGGCGGATTACACCCGATATACTGTTGAAATGATACAAAAATACAACAAACCCGTGGTGGGTGTCAGTCTCTTAACCGATGAATTGAGCCGTACCCTTTACCCGTATGACGATCTGGACTATAAGGGGGTATTTTTCCCCTCGCCGGAACGGGCCGTAAAGGCGCTGGCCGGGATGGTCCGGTACAGAAAATGGATTGATTCGGCAGGGAAATACAAACCATAG
- the panB gene encoding 3-methyl-2-oxobutanoate hydroxymethyltransferase — translation MSTKVTTSSLMKMKQEGKKITALTAYDYPSALMVDRAGIDLILVGDSVGMAVQGWDTTLPVTMDEMIYHTKLVTRACSRALVVGDMPFMSYQSGMDKAVENAGRFLKEAGATAVKLEGGADVCPAISAMAKAGIPVQAHIGLTPQSVHQMGGFKVQRDEERLLKDARDVEAAGAFSVVLEGIPAAIAEKITESLTIPTIGIGAGPSCDGQILVLHDMLGMHDGFIPKFVKKFVDIYSLANQGLAEYAKEVQDGSFPSKAHSYK, via the coding sequence ATGAGCACAAAAGTTACCACTTCCAGCCTGATGAAGATGAAGCAGGAGGGAAAAAAAATAACCGCCCTTACCGCCTATGACTATCCTTCTGCCCTCATGGTGGACCGTGCCGGAATTGATCTTATCCTCGTGGGCGATTCCGTGGGCATGGCCGTCCAGGGCTGGGATACCACCCTGCCTGTGACCATGGATGAGATGATTTATCATACTAAACTTGTGACCCGGGCCTGCTCAAGAGCCCTGGTGGTGGGTGACATGCCGTTCATGTCCTACCAGAGCGGCATGGATAAAGCCGTTGAAAACGCCGGACGGTTTTTAAAAGAAGCCGGCGCCACAGCCGTAAAACTTGAAGGCGGCGCTGATGTCTGTCCTGCCATTTCAGCCATGGCAAAGGCAGGCATACCTGTCCAGGCCCATATTGGTCTGACCCCCCAGTCCGTGCACCAGATGGGCGGTTTCAAGGTACAGCGGGACGAAGAGCGGCTGCTTAAGGATGCCAGAGACGTCGAGGCAGCCGGCGCTTTTTCCGTTGTTCTGGAAGGCATTCCAGCAGCCATTGCCGAAAAAATAACAGAATCCCTGACCATTCCCACCATCGGCATTGGTGCAGGTCCCTCCTGTGACGGCCAGATTCTGGTACTCCATGACATGCTCGGTATGCATGACGGATTTATACCTAAATTCGTCAAAAAATTCGTAGATATTTATTCCCTGGCAAACCAGGGGCTTGCTGAATATGCCAAAGAGGTTCAGGACGGCAGTTTTCCGTCCAAGGCGCATTCATATAAATAG
- a CDS encoding Rossmann-like and DUF2520 domain-containing protein, which yields MNSTKQKFSVIGCGRVGICLATFLFKKKYEPAGFFSRSMTSARAARAAAGCGIVFDSAADCARAGDIVFITTPDGVIEGVCEDLAGQDAFGPKTMVFHLSGAHSSAILARAKQSGAVVGSIHPLQSFAPYEPGQASPFEGINISVEGDPDAVSQGKDIAAALGAQAFAIPTESKTLYHASAVVASNYLVTLVKFALTLLMETGLREDAAFDILSPLIQGTLSNINSRGCTQALTGPVARGDHDTVARHLADIDKKTPEFSTLYRLLGTHTLDIAGAGNGLSKEAEKILSGLFKIM from the coding sequence ATGAATAGTACCAAACAAAAGTTTTCTGTGATCGGCTGTGGCCGGGTGGGCATCTGTCTGGCCACATTTCTTTTTAAAAAAAAGTATGAACCCGCAGGTTTTTTCAGCAGGAGTATGACGTCGGCCCGGGCGGCCCGGGCAGCCGCCGGGTGCGGTATTGTGTTTGATTCGGCTGCCGATTGTGCCCGGGCCGGGGATATTGTATTTATAACTACCCCCGACGGGGTCATAGAAGGGGTCTGCGAAGATCTTGCAGGCCAAGACGCCTTTGGACCCAAAACCATGGTGTTTCATCTGTCAGGCGCCCACTCTTCAGCGATACTTGCCCGGGCAAAACAATCCGGTGCCGTTGTGGGCTCCATTCATCCCCTGCAGTCCTTTGCCCCCTATGAACCGGGTCAGGCAAGCCCATTTGAAGGGATCAATATCTCGGTTGAGGGCGACCCCGATGCCGTTTCCCAGGGCAAGGATATTGCTGCAGCCCTGGGCGCCCAGGCCTTTGCCATCCCAACCGAATCCAAAACCCTTTACCATGCCTCGGCTGTGGTGGCCTCCAACTACCTTGTGACCCTGGTAAAGTTTGCACTCACCCTTTTAATGGAAACAGGACTTCGGGAAGATGCGGCGTTTGATATTTTATCGCCCCTGATCCAGGGCACCCTGTCCAATATAAATTCCAGGGGCTGCACCCAGGCCCTGACAGGCCCTGTGGCCCGGGGGGATCATGACACCGTGGCCCGGCACCTGGCTGACATTGACAAAAAAACACCTGAATTTTCAACGTTGTACCGTCTTTTAGGCACCCATACCCTGGATATTGCCGGGGCCGGAAACGGCCTGTCCAAAGAGGCTGAAAAAATTTTATCCGGCCTTTTTAAAATCATGTGA
- a CDS encoding YciI family protein, whose translation MQFIVIGRDGTDENALERRMAAREAHLATAKKMHESGNWLYAAAILNDEGKMAGSMIVCDFESRDALDKEWLDNEAYVKGNVWETVEVQQAAVAPFWAPK comes from the coding sequence ATGCAGTTTATTGTAATCGGCCGGGATGGCACAGATGAAAATGCCCTGGAAAGAAGAATGGCCGCCAGGGAGGCACACCTTGCAACCGCTAAAAAAATGCACGAATCAGGCAACTGGCTTTATGCCGCAGCCATCCTCAATGATGAGGGAAAAATGGCCGGTTCCATGATTGTGTGCGATTTTGAATCCCGGGACGCGCTGGATAAAGAGTGGCTGGACAACGAGGCTTATGTCAAGGGCAATGTATGGGAGACCGTCGAAGTTCAGCAGGCCGCTGTCGCCCCCTTCTGGGCGCCCAAATAG
- a CDS encoding DUF3862 domain-containing protein, whose translation MKFTNFLILVLFCSIVFLGCSKINRENFDKIKMGMGYEDVVGIIGEPDTCDGALGAKKCVWGNETKNITISFIGEKVILPAMKGL comes from the coding sequence ATGAAATTTACGAATTTTCTGATTCTTGTACTCTTTTGTTCTATTGTTTTTCTGGGGTGCTCAAAAATTAACCGGGAAAATTTTGACAAAATTAAGATGGGTATGGGTTATGAAGACGTGGTGGGGATCATTGGCGAACCAGATACCTGCGATGGGGCTTTGGGGGCCAAAAAATGTGTGTGGGGAAATGAAACAAAAAATATTACCATCAGTTTCATAGGTGAGAAAGTAATCCTTCCCGCAATGAAAGGACTTTAG